A genomic segment from Geitlerinema sp. PCC 7407 encodes:
- a CDS encoding PolC-type DNA polymerase III: MAVQDSLGGDRLSSSGQLLQHYRALSQRTLTIVDLETTGHGARTSRVTEVSVLQASLENGILNQHTQLMNPEVPIPAAITQFTGISQAMVDAAPVSEQVWPQFLPRLREHVLTAHNLSFDYAFLQAEYEDLGIVFEREPGDRLCTVALSRLMLSDLPSRRLPDLVQHFGFRVGRSHRAEADALACWLLAERLLGEIRDEADEVLLAKFGRQWIRLRDAAALLNLSTHQARQVLQAAQLTVQTGRTGTLLYRRSQVDQVVAERRSAEP; encoded by the coding sequence ATGGCGGTACAGGATTCTCTGGGGGGCGATCGCCTCTCGTCTTCGGGGCAGTTGCTGCAGCACTACCGCGCCCTGAGTCAGCGGACGCTGACCATTGTGGACCTGGAGACGACGGGCCACGGCGCGCGGACCAGCCGGGTCACAGAGGTTTCGGTGCTCCAGGCCAGCCTGGAAAACGGCATCCTAAACCAGCACACCCAGCTCATGAATCCCGAGGTGCCCATCCCCGCAGCGATCACCCAGTTCACCGGCATCTCCCAGGCCATGGTAGACGCAGCGCCGGTCTCAGAGCAGGTGTGGCCGCAGTTTTTGCCCCGGCTGCGGGAACACGTTTTGACGGCTCACAACCTGAGCTTTGACTATGCCTTCTTGCAGGCCGAGTACGAGGACCTGGGGATTGTCTTTGAGCGGGAGCCGGGCGATCGCCTGTGTACGGTGGCACTGTCGCGGCTGATGCTGTCGGATTTGCCGTCGCGGCGGCTGCCGGATCTGGTGCAGCACTTTGGCTTTCGGGTGGGGCGATCGCACCGGGCCGAGGCCGACGCGCTGGCCTGCTGGCTGCTGGCGGAGCGCCTGCTGGGAGAGATTCGAGACGAAGCCGATGAGGTGCTGCTGGCGAAGTTTGGCCGCCAGTGGATTCGGCTACGGGATGCCGCCGCCCTGCTGAACCTGTCGACCCATCAGGCGCGCCAGGTCTTGCAGGCGGCTCAGCTAACGGTGCAGACAGGGCGGACCGGCACGCTGCTCTACCGGCGATCGCAGGTGGATCAGGTGGTGGCCGAGCGGCGGTCCGCCGAGCCCTAG
- a CDS encoding PAS domain S-box protein: MLYSCSSRNSLGCELLLQQLLQHLPVSAALLDREGCYVAVSQQWLQDHALEEQDILGRSHFCFFPDATSIWSNLCDRCLEGHTETWEEYHTSSEVYRWQQWQARAWQNEAGEMEGLLLTSRDITDQKQATRDLAASEARLREMAANLPGAIFQFTNRDGLWTVDYISEGILELSGISAEVMMQDFNQFVQLVHPEDLNDYLSSVIQVLETPAPWRYEGRLIRADGEIRWWQGSSDPIVNSQGHTIFCGVLLDITDRKLAELALYDANAALESRVEERTAELQQAIALLEQENSDRRRAEDSLLRYKQAVESCNDAIGMADAEGNHIYQNAAFSKLYEADSVEAFNAAGGIGGAFVDPQQGLEIIQTLRRGDNWSGEVEQTTCTGRIIETFFRASAVKDTQGKIVGLMGVFSDVTERRQAEAALRESEERLRSVNTFVPGAIYQYETRLATGESWFSYLSPKAAEIFEIEPEHLLDCAPILWQRIHPEDAPRLIASTNRAIYESIVWSDEFRVILPSGREKWISGRSEPAETVDGVARQNGVFVDISDRKRAELELREREQTYRQILDAIGDYVLIKGPESRILMANKAFRDYYNMTAEELKSIVDAPFNPPDYTQQYIRDDAFVFNTGQILQIPEEPVTRHDGVVRLWHTIKSPVFNLAGEVVMTVGISRDITERKQAEEILRQKEAQYRSIFEAVNDGIAIFDLETGNQITCNPAHAKIHGYTPEEFMQLSPQDYIHPDSWHLFQQTLIMVRAGQQVSCQAVDVHKNGSTFDVEVVVTPYLHEGRVCALAVLRDISDRKRAELAIQQSKKQLEEAQRLAHIGSWDFDCSTGHINWSDEVFRIHGLPVSDQAPSYEGFLSLHHSDDRPFFEAVIQRALTHAEAYDVEDRLITPDGILRYVNSKGEAVCNAEGQVVRLFGTIMDITERKLAEHALRQSEAELRQQALQLEQALRELQHTQSQLVQTEKMSSLGQLVAGVAHEINNPVNFIYGNLSHADEYIQDLLQLLCLYRQHYPNPHPEIAQEADNIDVDFLTLDLPKLLASMKVGADRIRGIVQALRSFSRMDEAALKSVNIHDGLDSTLMILQHRLKETSLFQEIRVTREYSELPLLECYAGQLNQVFMNIFSNAIDALDSSGKRDKTSAEAPTLSVQTSLTDSSIQIRIMDNGSGIPEEVRQRIFEPFFTTKEVGKGTGLGLSISYQVIVDKHKGSLTCQSTSDQGTQFIIELPRSR, from the coding sequence ATGCTGTACTCCTGCTCTAGCAGAAATTCTCTCGGTTGCGAATTACTGTTGCAACAGTTGCTTCAGCATTTGCCGGTGTCTGCAGCCTTGCTAGATCGCGAGGGATGCTACGTGGCTGTAAGCCAGCAATGGCTTCAGGATCATGCGCTTGAAGAGCAAGATATTTTGGGGCGATCGCACTTTTGCTTTTTTCCTGATGCGACATCGATCTGGTCAAACCTGTGCGATCGCTGCTTGGAGGGACACACTGAAACTTGGGAGGAGTATCACACTTCTTCTGAGGTATATCGCTGGCAACAATGGCAAGCTCGTGCGTGGCAAAACGAAGCGGGAGAGATGGAGGGTCTCTTGCTAACAAGCCGCGATATCACTGACCAAAAACAAGCAACGAGAGATTTGGCAGCGAGCGAAGCCAGGCTGAGGGAGATGGCTGCCAATCTTCCTGGCGCTATTTTTCAATTTACCAATCGGGATGGACTTTGGACCGTTGACTACATCAGTGAAGGTATTCTGGAGCTGTCTGGCATCTCGGCAGAAGTGATGATGCAGGACTTCAATCAATTTGTCCAGTTAGTCCATCCAGAAGATCTCAATGATTACTTGTCCTCGGTGATACAGGTCCTAGAAACCCCTGCACCTTGGCGCTATGAGGGACGCTTGATTCGTGCGGATGGCGAGATTCGCTGGTGGCAAGGCAGCTCGGACCCCATTGTAAATTCCCAAGGACACACGATTTTTTGTGGAGTGCTCCTAGATATCACCGATCGCAAGCTGGCAGAGCTGGCGCTCTATGATGCTAATGCGGCCCTAGAGAGCCGGGTAGAAGAGCGCACTGCTGAGCTACAGCAGGCGATCGCCCTCCTAGAGCAGGAAAACAGCGATCGCCGCCGCGCTGAAGATAGCCTCCTGCGCTATAAACAGGCCGTCGAGAGCTGCAATGACGCCATTGGCATGGCCGATGCTGAGGGCAACCACATCTATCAAAATGCAGCCTTCAGCAAACTGTATGAAGCAGACAGTGTTGAAGCCTTCAACGCTGCGGGGGGCATTGGGGGCGCTTTTGTGGATCCACAGCAAGGTCTAGAAATCATTCAGACACTGCGCCGAGGCGATAACTGGAGTGGGGAAGTCGAGCAAACAACCTGTACCGGCCGCATCATCGAGACCTTCTTTCGCGCCAGCGCCGTCAAGGACACCCAGGGCAAAATTGTTGGCCTCATGGGAGTCTTTAGTGATGTGACTGAGCGCCGGCAAGCTGAAGCCGCCCTGCGAGAGAGCGAAGAGCGTCTGCGCAGCGTCAATACCTTTGTGCCTGGGGCCATCTATCAGTATGAAACTCGCCTTGCCACAGGGGAGAGCTGGTTTAGCTATCTCAGCCCAAAGGCCGCTGAGATTTTTGAGATTGAGCCAGAGCATCTCCTAGACTGTGCTCCCATCCTCTGGCAGCGAATTCATCCAGAGGACGCTCCCCGATTGATCGCCTCTACCAACCGAGCCATCTACGAAAGTATAGTTTGGTCAGATGAGTTTCGGGTGATCTTGCCGTCAGGTCGCGAAAAATGGATCAGCGGTCGCTCGGAGCCAGCAGAGACCGTTGATGGAGTCGCTCGACAGAATGGCGTATTTGTCGATATCAGCGATCGCAAGCGAGCAGAGCTAGAGCTGCGCGAGCGGGAACAAACCTATCGCCAAATTCTCGATGCCATCGGTGACTATGTCCTGATCAAAGGACCAGAGTCACGAATTTTGATGGCCAACAAGGCATTTCGAGACTATTACAACATGACTGCTGAGGAGCTAAAGTCCATTGTTGATGCTCCTTTCAATCCTCCCGACTATACCCAGCAATACATTCGAGATGACGCCTTTGTCTTCAACACCGGTCAGATTCTTCAGATTCCTGAAGAGCCAGTTACTCGCCATGATGGAGTTGTGCGGCTCTGGCATACCATCAAATCTCCCGTCTTTAACTTGGCAGGCGAAGTGGTTATGACCGTAGGTATCTCTCGGGATATCACCGAACGCAAGCAAGCAGAAGAGATCCTGCGCCAAAAAGAAGCGCAATATCGCAGTATCTTTGAGGCTGTGAATGACGGAATTGCCATCTTTGATCTAGAAACTGGGAACCAGATCACTTGCAACCCAGCTCATGCAAAGATTCATGGCTATACACCAGAGGAGTTTATGCAGCTCTCTCCTCAAGACTATATTCATCCAGATTCTTGGCATCTTTTCCAGCAGACGCTAATCATGGTTCGAGCTGGCCAGCAAGTTTCTTGTCAAGCAGTCGATGTTCACAAAAATGGTTCTACCTTTGATGTGGAAGTTGTGGTTACCCCTTATCTTCACGAAGGAAGAGTCTGCGCCTTAGCTGTCTTGCGAGATATCAGCGATCGCAAGCGAGCGGAGCTCGCCATTCAGCAGAGCAAAAAACAGCTAGAAGAAGCTCAGCGTCTTGCTCACATTGGCAGTTGGGACTTTGACTGTTCTACTGGCCATATCAACTGGTCCGACGAAGTCTTTCGCATTCATGGCCTTCCTGTCAGCGACCAGGCTCCCAGCTATGAAGGATTCTTGAGTCTTCACCATTCTGACGATCGTCCCTTCTTTGAAGCTGTAATTCAAAGAGCATTAACTCACGCTGAAGCCTACGACGTTGAAGATCGTCTCATTACCCCTGACGGCATTCTTCGCTATGTCAACTCCAAAGGAGAAGCAGTCTGCAATGCCGAAGGCCAAGTCGTTCGGCTCTTTGGCACCATCATGGACATCACAGAACGCAAACTTGCGGAGCATGCCCTACGCCAGTCTGAGGCAGAACTTCGCCAGCAGGCTCTTCAGCTTGAGCAGGCGCTCCGCGAACTCCAGCACACCCAAAGCCAGCTAGTCCAAACTGAAAAAATGTCGAGCCTCGGGCAGCTTGTTGCGGGAGTCGCCCACGAAATCAATAACCCTGTTAACTTTATCTACGGCAACCTCTCCCACGCTGATGAATATATCCAAGACCTGCTGCAACTGCTGTGTCTCTACCGTCAGCACTATCCCAATCCCCACCCAGAAATTGCTCAAGAAGCAGATAATATTGACGTTGACTTCCTCACGCTAGACTTGCCCAAGCTGCTAGCCTCCATGAAGGTAGGCGCTGACCGGATTCGAGGAATCGTCCAAGCGCTGCGCAGCTTCTCACGCATGGATGAGGCTGCTCTCAAATCTGTGAATATCCACGATGGGCTCGACAGCACGCTGATGATTTTGCAGCACCGCCTGAAAGAAACCTCTCTCTTCCAAGAGATTCGAGTGACTCGCGAGTATAGCGAGTTGCCGCTACTAGAGTGCTACGCGGGCCAGCTCAATCAGGTATTTATGAACATCTTTAGCAACGCGATCGACGCTCTAGATAGCTCTGGAAAGCGAGATAAAACCTCTGCAGAAGCCCCCACTCTGTCTGTCCAAACGAGCTTGACAGACAGCAGTATCCAAATCCGAATTATGGATAATGGCAGTGGCATCCCAGAAGAAGTGCGACAGCGAATCTTTGAGCCCTTTTTCACAACCAAAGAAGTGGGCAAGGGCACTGGCCTAGGACTGTCAATCAGCTACCAAGTCATCGTCGATAAACACAAGGGGAGCTTGACCTGCCAATCGACTTCTGACCAGGGTACTCAGTTCATTATTGAGCTACCTAGGAGTCGCTGA
- a CDS encoding ATP-binding protein — MSSSETWGFGLSGHLSWFFTIPLIAIALSSNTPAVIVPAAILGIFVNLQVQKLGERWPEVSGGRANYTARLFEGLPLIGSYAAIGYWLAWVASAPMNAIVLTDLVQSTLVPLNLQCPDLVLKLGFTLLPYVLAFGGSRALAILHLFFVVPAVLFSLLFCLQGGLWLALSPESPGLLPADLGSLVWPTLSFVDWTKWVFFALWLTTGCETAASFVADSRHPHKTLKALSFASWLIPPIFVGTAWVIMRLSGQTDPNAGIFEIVLRSAESFWGSGTSILVTLLLTSCCLLNNATAVSNTPRILYQLSLDGSLSPVFSVVSRRGVLAPSLLVGLLVGCLILLFGDVTHIVVVTGTGWLISLMIFALGLWLWRDRPEVRWPLGWLGIVAFLAVVTLVGGWAWDKMDLLAGILIPGGILALDLVSRHLSVAWLHPNWWIRRDRLQSDGVFQDFVAVQVIVLLVLVCGAATLSWAVKAAIDGGVGRHNNELFVVLLMTIAFVAIAIACWTSLPQVAAIDEAREQAQNLFITALDTVPDSILVINEEGVITQSNPAAQALFQQNAEALWGGSLSQYIPDLDASPLLWDAKSEHLLSQAKTPDGRSRIVEATVSHRSNTKRPEYIVILRDITDQKHAEETLRNQATQLKRALDDLHKTQAQLIQTEKMSSLGQLVAGVAHEINNPVNFIYGNLNHAERYTEDLLHLLHLYQEEHHHPSTALQSAAEESDLEFLAEDLPKLLASMRMGAERIREIVKSLRIFSRLDEAEVKSVNIHEGIDSTLMILHNRLKAKPDQNCVNVIKHYGTLPMVECYAGQLNQVFMNILSNALDALDDRRSQKDFDPTITITTELTDSHSVVIRVADNGYGIPEAQQSRLFDPFFTTKPIGKGTGMGLAISYEIVTQKHQGSLRCVSQAGHGAEFWIEIPLSQSRVSNSQIFLAQEA, encoded by the coding sequence ATGAGCTCGTCTGAGACCTGGGGCTTTGGTTTGAGCGGCCATTTGTCGTGGTTTTTTACGATCCCGCTAATCGCGATCGCCCTGAGTAGCAATACACCAGCGGTGATCGTCCCGGCGGCTATCCTCGGAATTTTCGTTAATCTCCAAGTACAAAAATTAGGTGAGCGCTGGCCCGAAGTGTCCGGAGGGCGGGCGAACTACACCGCTCGTCTGTTTGAAGGACTGCCCTTGATCGGGTCCTATGCTGCCATCGGCTACTGGCTGGCCTGGGTGGCGTCGGCTCCGATGAACGCCATTGTTTTGACGGACTTGGTGCAGAGCACCCTAGTGCCGCTCAATCTCCAGTGTCCCGACCTGGTCCTCAAGCTCGGCTTTACTCTCTTGCCCTATGTTTTGGCCTTTGGAGGCAGCCGGGCTTTAGCGATTTTGCACCTATTTTTCGTGGTGCCAGCGGTGCTATTTTCCCTGTTGTTTTGCCTTCAGGGTGGACTGTGGCTGGCCCTTTCGCCGGAGAGTCCGGGATTGCTGCCGGCCGATCTCGGATCGCTGGTTTGGCCTACTTTGTCCTTTGTGGACTGGACGAAGTGGGTCTTTTTTGCCCTGTGGCTGACGACCGGCTGCGAAACGGCGGCCTCCTTTGTGGCGGATAGTCGCCATCCCCACAAGACTCTGAAGGCGCTTTCCTTTGCGTCGTGGCTGATCCCGCCGATTTTTGTTGGGACTGCCTGGGTGATTATGCGATTGTCCGGCCAGACGGATCCCAATGCGGGCATCTTTGAGATTGTTTTGCGGTCGGCGGAGTCCTTTTGGGGATCGGGAACGTCGATCTTGGTGACGCTGCTGCTGACGTCCTGCTGCCTGCTGAATAATGCAACGGCTGTCTCAAATACGCCCCGGATTCTGTACCAGCTTTCTCTAGATGGGTCGCTGTCGCCAGTCTTTTCGGTGGTGTCTCGGCGGGGCGTGCTGGCCCCAAGCCTGCTGGTGGGGCTGCTGGTGGGCTGCCTGATTTTGCTATTTGGCGATGTCACGCACATTGTGGTGGTGACGGGGACGGGGTGGCTGATCAGTCTGATGATCTTTGCGCTGGGGCTGTGGCTCTGGCGCGATCGCCCCGAAGTGCGATGGCCCCTGGGCTGGCTGGGCATTGTTGCCTTCTTGGCGGTGGTGACCTTGGTCGGCGGCTGGGCCTGGGACAAAATGGATCTGCTGGCAGGGATTTTGATTCCCGGCGGCATTCTGGCGCTTGACCTTGTGAGTCGCCACCTCTCGGTGGCGTGGCTCCATCCCAACTGGTGGATTCGGCGCGATCGCCTTCAGAGCGATGGCGTTTTCCAGGACTTTGTGGCGGTCCAGGTGATCGTTTTGCTGGTGTTGGTGTGTGGCGCTGCCACCCTGAGCTGGGCTGTCAAAGCCGCCATCGACGGTGGCGTGGGCCGCCACAATAATGAGCTGTTTGTGGTGTTGCTGATGACGATCGCCTTTGTGGCGATCGCCATTGCCTGCTGGACCAGCTTGCCTCAGGTTGCCGCCATCGACGAGGCGCGCGAGCAGGCTCAAAACCTATTTATTACGGCCCTCGACACTGTTCCTGACAGCATTTTGGTCATCAATGAAGAAGGTGTGATCACCCAAAGCAATCCGGCTGCCCAGGCGCTTTTTCAGCAAAATGCCGAGGCGCTTTGGGGGGGAAGCCTGAGTCAGTACATTCCTGATCTAGATGCCTCGCCGCTGCTGTGGGACGCCAAGAGTGAGCACCTGCTCAGCCAGGCCAAAACGCCCGATGGGCGATCGCGCATTGTCGAGGCGACGGTCTCTCACCGCTCCAACACCAAGCGGCCGGAGTACATCGTTATCCTGCGAGATATCACCGACCAAAAACACGCCGAAGAAACCCTGCGCAATCAGGCAACTCAGCTCAAGCGAGCCCTCGATGACCTCCACAAAACCCAGGCGCAGCTCATCCAGACTGAGAAAATGTCGAGCCTGGGGCAGCTAGTGGCTGGAGTTGCCCACGAAATCAACAACCCCGTGAACTTTATCTACGGCAACCTCAACCACGCGGAGCGATATACCGAAGATCTCCTACACCTGCTGCATCTCTATCAGGAAGAGCACCATCACCCCTCCACGGCTCTCCAGTCTGCGGCGGAGGAAAGCGATCTAGAGTTTTTGGCAGAGGATTTGCCAAAGCTGCTCGCCTCGATGCGTATGGGGGCAGAGCGAATTCGCGAAATCGTTAAATCCCTGCGGATCTTCTCGCGCCTGGACGAAGCTGAGGTGAAATCAGTCAATATCCACGAGGGAATCGACAGCACGCTGATGATTCTCCACAATCGTCTGAAGGCAAAACCGGATCAAAACTGTGTGAATGTCATCAAGCACTATGGGACGCTGCCGATGGTGGAGTGCTACGCTGGACAGCTCAACCAGGTCTTTATGAATATCCTCAGCAACGCTCTGGATGCTTTGGACGATCGCCGCAGCCAAAAAGACTTTGATCCCACTATCACGATCACCACAGAACTCACAGACAGTCACTCTGTAGTGATTCGGGTAGCTGATAATGGCTACGGGATTCCTGAAGCCCAGCAAAGTAGGCTGTTTGATCCCTTTTTCACGACCAAACCCATCGGAAAAGGGACAGGAATGGGATTGGCGATCAGCTATGAAATTGTGACGCAAAAGCACCAGGGTAGCCTTCGCTGCGTCTCCCAAGCGGGCCATGGCGCGGAGTTTTGGATCGAGATTCCTCTGAGCCAGAGCAGGGTCAGCAATAGCCAGATCTTCTTAGCTCAGGAGGCTTAG
- a CDS encoding LL-diaminopimelate aminotransferase, with product MATINDHYLKLKAGYLFPEIARRVNAFAEANPDAKIIRLGIGDVTEPLPEACRTAMIQAVEDMGDRSTFKGYGPEQGYAWLREKIAAHDFQSRGCDIDASEIFISDGSKCDTGNILDIFGKDNKIAVTDPVYPVYVDTNVMAGHTGPANDRGEYEGFVYLPISADNDFTAQIPSEKVDLIYLCFPNNPTGAVATKEHLQAWVDYARTHGSIILFDAAYEAFITDPAIPHSIYEIEGARECAIEFRSFSKNAGFTGTRCALTVVPKTLTAKAADGSDVELWKLWNRRQSTKFNGVSYVVQRGAEAVYSEAGQAQTQALISFYLENAKIIREQLTAAGLKVYGGVNAPYVWVQTPNGLSSWDFFDKLLQTCNVVGTPGSGFGAAGEGYFRISAFNSRENVEEAMRRITEKFKA from the coding sequence ATGGCGACCATCAACGATCATTACCTCAAGCTCAAAGCGGGCTACCTGTTTCCGGAAATCGCGCGGCGAGTCAACGCCTTCGCCGAGGCCAACCCCGATGCCAAAATCATTCGCCTCGGCATTGGTGATGTGACCGAGCCCCTCCCCGAGGCTTGTCGCACCGCCATGATCCAAGCGGTCGAAGACATGGGCGATCGCAGCACCTTCAAGGGCTACGGTCCTGAGCAGGGCTACGCCTGGCTGCGCGAAAAAATCGCGGCCCACGACTTCCAGTCCCGCGGCTGCGACATCGACGCCTCCGAGATCTTCATCTCTGACGGCTCCAAGTGCGACACCGGCAACATCCTCGACATCTTCGGCAAGGACAACAAAATTGCCGTCACGGACCCCGTTTACCCGGTCTACGTCGACACCAACGTGATGGCTGGCCACACCGGCCCCGCCAACGATCGCGGCGAGTACGAGGGCTTTGTCTATCTGCCCATCAGCGCCGATAACGACTTCACCGCTCAGATCCCCAGCGAGAAGGTTGATCTGATCTATCTGTGCTTCCCCAACAACCCCACGGGCGCAGTTGCCACCAAGGAGCACCTGCAAGCCTGGGTCGACTATGCTCGCACCCACGGCTCCATCATTCTCTTTGATGCGGCCTACGAAGCCTTTATCACCGATCCGGCCATCCCCCACTCGATCTACGAGATCGAGGGAGCGCGGGAGTGCGCCATCGAGTTTCGCTCCTTCTCCAAGAACGCTGGCTTTACCGGCACCCGCTGCGCCCTCACCGTCGTCCCCAAGACTCTGACGGCCAAGGCCGCTGACGGCTCCGATGTCGAGCTGTGGAAGCTGTGGAACCGCCGCCAGTCGACCAAGTTCAACGGGGTCTCCTACGTGGTGCAGCGCGGCGCTGAAGCCGTCTACTCTGAAGCCGGTCAGGCCCAAACCCAGGCGCTGATCAGCTTCTATCTGGAGAACGCCAAAATCATCCGAGAGCAGCTCACCGCCGCAGGTCTCAAGGTCTATGGCGGCGTCAATGCGCCCTATGTGTGGGTCCAGACGCCCAATGGTCTCTCGAGCTGGGACTTCTTCGACAAGCTGCTGCAAACCTGCAACGTCGTCGGCACGCCGGGTTCTGGCTTCGGGGCTGCTGGCGAAGGATACTTCCGCATTTCTGCCTTCAACAGCCGCGAGAATGTGGAAGAAGCAATGCGCCGTATCACCGAGAAGTTCAAAGCCTAG
- a CDS encoding glutathione S-transferase family protein: MILLYTLAPQWGIGSISPACLKLETWLRMTKLTYQTAIATLEDFEIAPKGKLPFIRYGDRLFGDSTLIIALLKQQESVDLDRDLTASERAISVAFRRMVKENLYWGGVYIRYCIEENWLAYRDTLRELVGQGLSDPEWEAIAQGIYDSVRSQLEGHGLGRHSDEEIVQIICEDIQALSDFLGDKPFFLGDRPTTLDATVYGYIANYIRPPYQSPMVDFALARSNLCQHCDRMAEQYFPELLV; encoded by the coding sequence TTGATTCTTCTCTATACCCTTGCGCCTCAGTGGGGCATAGGCAGCATCAGTCCTGCCTGTCTCAAGCTAGAAACCTGGCTACGGATGACCAAGCTGACTTACCAAACGGCGATCGCCACGTTAGAAGATTTTGAAATTGCCCCCAAAGGGAAGCTTCCCTTTATCCGCTATGGCGATCGCCTTTTTGGAGATTCAACGCTTATTATTGCCCTGCTCAAGCAGCAGGAAAGCGTAGATCTCGATCGCGATTTGACGGCCTCAGAGCGAGCAATTTCTGTCGCGTTTCGCCGCATGGTGAAAGAAAATCTCTACTGGGGAGGCGTCTATATTCGCTACTGCATCGAAGAAAACTGGCTAGCCTATCGGGACACGCTCAGGGAACTCGTCGGCCAGGGGCTGTCTGATCCAGAGTGGGAAGCGATCGCCCAAGGCATCTACGACTCAGTGCGATCGCAGCTAGAGGGCCACGGCCTGGGCCGCCACAGCGACGAAGAGATCGTCCAAATTATTTGTGAAGATATCCAAGCACTTTCAGACTTTTTGGGAGATAAACCTTTCTTTCTGGGCGATCGGCCAACGACCTTAGATGCAACGGTTTACGGATATATTGCCAACTATATTCGGCCTCCCTATCAGAGTCCGATGGTTGATTTCGCGCTGGCGCGATCGAATCTTTGTCAGCACTGCGATCGCATGGCCGAGCAGTATTTTCCCGAACTTTTAGTTTGA